A region from the Rhizoctonia solani chromosome 13, complete sequence genome encodes:
- a CDS encoding guanine nucleotide-binding protein subunit beta-like protein: MSESMRYIGTLTGHKGWVTAIATSSESPDTILTASRDKTIIVWQLTRDEQQYGYPKRILHGHNHFVSDIVISSDGQFALSSSWDHTLRLWDLNTGLTTRRFVGHTSDVLSVSFSADNRQIVSGSRDRTIKLWNTLGECKFDIKEEGHSEWVSCVRFSPNAMNPVIVSCGWDKVVKVWELSKCKLRTNHYGHTGYINSISVSPDGSLAASGGKDGITMLWDLNDGKHLYSLEAGDIVNALVFSPNRYWLCAATASCVKIFDLESKSIVDELKPEYTSTGKTGREPECVSLAWSADGQTLFGGFSDDLVRVWTVSS, encoded by the exons ATGTCCGAGTCTATGCGCTATATCGGAACTCTTACTGGCCACAAAG GCTGGGTCACTGCGATCGCAACCTCTAGCGAATCGCCAGATACCATTTTGACAGCCTCGCGTG ACAAGACTATCATCGTCTGGCAACTCACCCGTGACGAACAGCAGTACGGCTATCCCAAGCGTATTCTCCACGGCCACAACCACTTCGTGTCGGATATTGTCATCTCATCTGACGGCCAATTCGCCCTTTCCTCTTCCTGGGACCACACTCTCCGTCTCTGGGATCTCAACACTGGCCTTACCACCCGTCGCTTTGTTGGACACACTTCTGATGTGCTCTCTGTCAGCTTCAGTGCTGACAACAGGCAGATCGTTTCTGGAAGCCGTGACCGCACCATCAAGCTCTGGAACACTCTCGGAGAGTGCAAGTTTGATATCAAAGAGGAGGGCCACTCCGAATG GGTTTCGTGCGTCCGCTTCAGCCCTAACGCGATGAACCCAGTCATCGTCTCGTGCGGTTGGGACAAGGTTGTCAAG GTCTGGGAGCTCTCCAAGTGCAAGCTCAGGACAAACCACTACGGCCACACTGGTTACATCAACTCGATATCCGTCTCCCCCGATGGTTCGCTCGCTGCTTCCGGAGGCAAGGACGGAATCACCATGCTGTGGGATCTTAACGACGGAAAGCACCTCTACTCGCTCGAGGCTGGTGATATCGTCAATGCTCTCGTCTTTAGCCCTAACAGGTACTGGCTCTGCGCCGCGACAGCGAGCTGCGTTAAGATCTTCGATCTTGAGAGCAA GTCGATTGTTGATGAGCTTAAGCCCGAGTATACCAGCACTGGCAAGACCGGACGGGAACCTGAGTGTGTGTCCCTCGCCTGGTCCGCAGACGGCCAGACCCTCTTTGGTGGATTCTCAGACGACCTTGTTCGCGTCTGGACCGTCAGCTCGTAA